A window of Pararhodobacter sp. genomic DNA:
GCTATTCCGCCAAGGCGCATTCGGTGATGGATGGCGAGGTCTTGCAGCCGCCGTTGCTTTTGCTCTCGGGGCTGGGCGAGGTCAGCCGCATCGGCGAGGTGATCCTGCATCCGCTGCTGGGGCCACGGCTGAAATCGGGCGTGGTAACCACCGACATGCCGCTGGCGCATGACAAACCGATCGACTTTGGCCTGCAAAAGTTTTGCGAGTCGTGCAACAAATGCGCGCGCGAATGCCCCTCGGGGGCGATCACCGCCGGGCCGAAGCTGATGTTCAACGGCTATGAAATCTGGAAATCGGACAGCCAGAAATGCACGACGTACCGCGTCACCAACAAGGGCGGCGCGATGTGTGGGCGCTGCATGAAAACCTGCCCGTGGAACCTCGAAGGGTTGTTTGCAGAAAAACCGTTTCGCTGGGCGGCCATGAACATTCCCGCGGCCGCGCCCGTGTTGGCGCGCCTTGATGACCGGCTGGGCAATGGCGGGCTGAACGTGGTCAAGAAATGGTGGTGGGATCTCGAAATCAAGGAGGATGGCGGGTATCGTGCCCCCGCAGAACCGCCAAACCGGCGCAGCCTGCAAACCGGGCTCGACCTGAAATACGAGGACCAGACACTGGCAGTTTACCCGGCGTCGCTGGCTCCACACCCGTGGCCCTATCCCTTCCCGATGGACCGCGAGGCCGGGATTGCCGCCTATCAGGCACTGATCAGGCCCAAAGTCTACCAGGAGCGCCTCGCGCGCGGTGAAACCGTCGGGCTGGCGCATGAATATCCATCCTTTGCCGAGGCTCCGGTCATTCAGGCGCGCATCGCCGAGGTGGACCGCATGACCGACCGCGTGACGAAATACACCTTCGTGGCATCCGACGGCAGCCCCCTGCCCGCCTGGACGGCGGGCGCGCATCTTGATGTGGTGGTGACGCCCGATATCCTGCGGCAATATTCGATGTCCGGGAACCCGGCGGATCGCACGCGCTATCAGATCGGCGTGCTGCGCGAGGACGAGGGGCGCGGTGGCTCGAAAATGCTGCACCGGATCTTCACCGAAGGACGGCGCGTGTTCCTGTCCAAGCCGATCAATCATTTCGAACTGGTCGAGGACGCCCGCAAGACCTTTTTGATGGGCGGCGGCATTGGCGTCACGCCGATGATCGCCTTTGCGCACCGCCTGCACGCCTTGGGCGCTGATTTCGCGCTGCATTATTCCGCCAGTCGCAAGGATGACGCGGGCTATCTGGCCGAATTGGCGGCGGTGCCTTGGGCGGACAAGCTGCATCTGCATTTCTCGGATCAAGGGTCGCGGGCTGACCTGGACGCGATCCTGACAGGCTATCAACCCGGCTGGCATGTCTACACCTGCGGGCCGGATCGCTATATGGCAGGCGTGATGGAGGCTGCCGAGCGCCTCGGTTTCCCGGAAGACGCGCGCCATCTCGAGTATTTCTCGGTGCCCGAACAGCCGGATTATGTGAACCACCCATTCAAGATTGTCCTGTCGCGCTCTGGTCGGGAGTTGCCGGTATCCGCCGCGCAGACCATCGCCGATGCCCTGACCGCCGCTGGCATCCCGGTTGACGTGAAATGCTCGGATGGGCTGTGCGGCGTATGCAAATGTGGTCTGGTATCCGGCGCGGTGGAGCATCGCGATTTCGTGCTGTCCAAGGCGCAGCGCGCGCAGACCATCATCACCTGCCAATCGCGCGCGGCAGAGGAAGGCGGAACCCTCACGCTGGATCTGTAAGCCCGCCCGCGCCCCTTGGAACCCCGCGTTCCGGGCATTAGATGAGGGGTAACCGGAGGCATCATGCACCATTTTTCCCTTCTCGATCTGTCGCCCGTTGCCGAAGGCAGCGCCGCGACACAGGCGCTTGCCAACACCGTCGCTTTGGCGCAAGCCGCTGAAATCGCCGGATATCACCGCTTCTGGCTGGCCGAGCATCACAACATGCCCGGTATTGCCAGCGCCGCGACCTCGGTGTTGATCGGGCATGTGGCCGCGAAAACCAGCCGCATGCGGGTCGGCGCGGGCGGCATCATGTTGCCCAACCACGCCCCTTTGGTGATCGCCGAGCAATTCGGCACGCTCGAAACCCTGTTCCCCGGTCGCATTGATCTGGGACTTGGTCGCGCGCCGGGCACCGACATGGCCACCGCCCGCGCATTGCGTCGTCACATGGCCCCCGAGGACAGTTTCCCGCAGGACGTGCTGGAATTGCTGGGCTA
This region includes:
- a CDS encoding reductive dehalogenase — protein: MGFRFFSSKNRPFHLGPYPLERFSRVPGEADLSTVPAFYPLDFKRLETPHSLVNAMGEYQAMMDAIRDGLVNKARSAVPEDDVERANHLKSFGYFSDASMMGICRIPPSARLASPSRNPDIDRLAQDLRTRQTKTLASGIDLIMADLRDSMDAPPSAIDDHTHAIVCLFEHFRDPTPEEPGGAWIADAQDHRACLRATEAAVVMANYLRLLGFEAKAHTPTSTDVDLGKLSVAAGLTVSEDGRLVAPYLGAGFGLAVVTTNLALQVDQPLAPLAQQPWFKTQGPAWWVGAGFAKNALNRDPFKTRNYAAGPLPFETLKRRDTPTTFIDEARVARVPKRADMFARAQFGDMGKTLQQNATGGYYVRKAAPAMAERRMLGAFVLLQDGPSAPHPAPPTDAQRNAENIKAASYFLGVDAVGISRCPEWTWYSHDATGAPITPPHDQAISMIIDQGYETMEGASGDDWIAVAQSMRAYLRFSLLGGVIAKQIRNMGYSAKAHSVMDGEVLQPPLLLLSGLGEVSRIGEVILHPLLGPRLKSGVVTTDMPLAHDKPIDFGLQKFCESCNKCARECPSGAITAGPKLMFNGYEIWKSDSQKCTTYRVTNKGGAMCGRCMKTCPWNLEGLFAEKPFRWAAMNIPAAAPVLARLDDRLGNGGLNVVKKWWWDLEIKEDGGYRAPAEPPNRRSLQTGLDLKYEDQTLAVYPASLAPHPWPYPFPMDREAGIAAYQALIRPKVYQERLARGETVGLAHEYPSFAEAPVIQARIAEVDRMTDRVTKYTFVASDGSPLPAWTAGAHLDVVVTPDILRQYSMSGNPADRTRYQIGVLREDEGRGGSKMLHRIFTEGRRVFLSKPINHFELVEDARKTFLMGGGIGVTPMIAFAHRLHALGADFALHYSASRKDDAGYLAELAAVPWADKLHLHFSDQGSRADLDAILTGYQPGWHVYTCGPDRYMAGVMEAAERLGFPEDARHLEYFSVPEQPDYVNHPFKIVLSRSGRELPVSAAQTIADALTAAGIPVDVKCSDGLCGVCKCGLVSGAVEHRDFVLSKAQRAQTIITCQSRAAEEGGTLTLDL